The following are from one region of the Paenibacillus sabinae T27 genome:
- a CDS encoding aminoglycoside N(3)-acetyltransferase, with translation MTELQETRAILTKEDLIHAFKNCGLREGQHIFVHTSLSKLGFVVGGAETLIRSLLEIIGEEGTLMMPSQTWKNLDPSTGVHSEAPTEWWPIIREYWPPYDKEITPAIGMGVVAEMFRKWTGAKRSNHPARSIAAVGKHAEYLTQNHDLCNIFGKNSPLDKLYHLNGYVLLIGVGYNKNTSLHLAETIANFPAKKFVHESSAIMEEGTRKWVTYETQAVDDGDFVRLGNDYDKEMNIKIHRIGNAEVRFLEQRPLVDWAAAWMERNRV, from the coding sequence ATGACCGAACTACAAGAAACAAGAGCTATCTTAACGAAAGAAGATCTAATCCATGCATTTAAAAACTGCGGATTAAGGGAAGGTCAACACATATTCGTTCATACTTCTTTAAGCAAATTGGGTTTTGTTGTAGGCGGAGCCGAAACCTTAATTCGATCTCTTCTGGAAATTATCGGTGAAGAAGGCACTTTGATGATGCCTTCCCAGACATGGAAGAATCTCGACCCTTCAACGGGAGTCCACAGTGAAGCACCTACGGAATGGTGGCCGATTATTCGCGAATACTGGCCACCCTACGATAAAGAAATAACCCCTGCGATCGGTATGGGCGTCGTGGCTGAAATGTTTCGTAAGTGGACGGGAGCCAAAAGGTCGAATCACCCGGCACGGTCAATTGCCGCAGTAGGCAAGCATGCGGAATATCTAACGCAAAACCATGATTTATGCAATATCTTCGGGAAGAACTCCCCGTTGGATAAATTGTATCATCTAAATGGTTACGTACTCCTAATAGGCGTCGGCTATAATAAAAACACGTCGCTGCATCTGGCTGAAACTATAGCTAACTTTCCTGCCAAGAAATTTGTCCATGAAAGCAGTGCAATTATGGAGGAAGGAACGCGCAAATGGGTGACTTACGAAACCCAAGCTGTGGACGACGGGGATTTTGTCCGCTTGGGAAACGACTATGATAAAGAAATGAATATCAAGATTCATAGAATCGGAAACGCTGAAGTCCGATTTCTGGAGCAACGGCCGCTGGTGGACTGGGCAGCCGCATGGATGGAAAGAAACAGGGTGTAG
- a CDS encoding alpha/beta fold hydrolase has translation MSKTNILPDLLLRKRNRRKNTKLLQIHTPNRIVESRYVKIGDIDQWVTIRGEDYHNPVLLFIHGGPASPYSIFSPLLRSWEKHFTIVQWDQRGAGKTFTRNGKDGSGTITFDRLAQDGIELAEYLCNKLRHQKVILIGSSAGSLIGIMMAKQRPDLFYAYVGTDQNAPDPQHQTYKVMLGAFRNAGNAKGVHLVEKMGPDPTRWSRKDFELRNQYLVKVINDVPNMIMDLMLPSMLSSPEHKFSDLIHIFKGMNYTLGHLFDELVAFDFDKVGLCFELPFFIMHGDQDIITPTETAQAYFDKIEAPFKEYVRIRNAGHLACFSRPEQCLEELMKRVRPLAAGTENELQMG, from the coding sequence ATGAGTAAAACGAACATCCTGCCGGATTTATTACTGCGAAAACGTAATCGACGTAAAAACACAAAGCTGCTTCAGATTCATACGCCGAATCGTATCGTTGAAAGCCGTTACGTTAAAATCGGCGATATCGACCAATGGGTAACTATACGGGGAGAGGATTACCATAATCCCGTTCTATTGTTCATCCATGGCGGACCAGCTTCCCCGTACTCCATTTTCAGTCCGTTATTGCGTTCGTGGGAGAAGCATTTCACAATCGTTCAATGGGATCAGCGAGGCGCTGGAAAAACGTTCACCAGGAACGGAAAAGACGGAAGCGGTACGATCACCTTCGACCGCCTTGCTCAGGACGGCATCGAGTTGGCGGAATATCTGTGCAACAAACTCCGGCATCAGAAAGTTATACTCATCGGCAGTTCAGCAGGCAGTCTGATTGGAATTATGATGGCTAAACAGCGTCCCGACCTGTTTTATGCTTATGTCGGAACAGATCAAAATGCTCCGGATCCTCAGCATCAAACGTACAAAGTGATGCTAGGTGCTTTCCGCAATGCAGGCAATGCGAAGGGAGTTCATTTGGTGGAGAAAATGGGGCCGGACCCCACGCGATGGAGCCGGAAAGATTTTGAACTGAGGAATCAGTATCTGGTAAAAGTGATTAACGATGTGCCAAATATGATTATGGATCTGATGCTGCCGTCTATGCTCTCTTCCCCTGAACACAAGTTCAGTGATCTCATCCATATTTTTAAAGGGATGAATTACACCCTTGGCCACCTGTTTGACGAGTTAGTGGCTTTTGACTTCGACAAGGTTGGACTGTGCTTTGAATTGCCTTTCTTTATTATGCATGGCGATCAAGATATCATAACGCCAACGGAAACGGCACAAGCATACTTCGACAAGATTGAAGCTCCTTTCAAAGAATATGTGCGGATTCGGAATGCCGGCCACCTTGCTTGTTTTTCCCGGCCTGAGCAATGCTTAGAGGAACTTATGAAACGGGTACGTCCTTTAGCAGCCGGAACAGAGAACGAATTGCAGATGGGTTAA
- a CDS encoding TetR/AcrR family transcriptional regulator: MSPLNKHQLNLIRDERREQIKQAALKLFARRGYSGTKTSMIAAEAGISEGLIFRYFKSKEELFTTLVQELMEEAKKETENLQYLSGSPFEQIKTLTQGMLDESSKYAFMFILRARKTGEIPEAAVRILEQHSVDVVLDRLIPIFVQGQHAGEFSLGDPRKLLAWYFYIINCLILEEVEKEEYRLPDVDFLMRLLTNGKR, from the coding sequence TTGTCCCCATTAAATAAACACCAGTTGAATCTGATCCGCGACGAGCGTAGAGAACAGATTAAGCAAGCGGCGCTTAAACTATTTGCCCGGCGCGGATACTCGGGAACGAAAACGAGTATGATCGCTGCGGAAGCCGGTATCAGCGAAGGCCTTATTTTCCGGTATTTCAAATCCAAAGAAGAGCTATTCACCACACTCGTTCAGGAGTTAATGGAAGAAGCGAAGAAGGAAACCGAGAACCTTCAATATTTGTCCGGCTCTCCCTTTGAACAAATCAAGACTTTAACCCAAGGCATGCTGGACGAGAGCAGCAAATATGCATTTATGTTCATTCTAAGGGCACGCAAGACGGGTGAAATTCCAGAGGCGGCGGTACGGATTCTAGAACAACATTCAGTAGATGTTGTACTTGACAGGCTGATTCCAATCTTTGTTCAAGGGCAGCATGCTGGAGAATTCTCCTTGGGAGATCCACGGAAGCTGTTGGCCTGGTACTTTTACATCATCAATTGTCTTATTTTGGAGGAAGTTGAGAAGGAAGAGTACAGGTTGCCGGATGTGGACTTCTTAATGCGATTATTGACAAACGGGAAACGCTAG